From the Musa acuminata AAA Group cultivar baxijiao chromosome BXJ3-1, Cavendish_Baxijiao_AAA, whole genome shotgun sequence genome, the window GCCGTTGTGCATCAATTTGATTATGTTTAGCAAGTTAAAGAAATGTACCCTTCCACCTATAAAGGCAAATGTGTCTGCTGCAATTATGCTGCTAATAGATATCAAGGTTGCAACGAGTCCAACCGTCCAATGAGTTTGCCCACCAAGGACAACTGGCCATACACGTCCTAATTCTGTCAAACTATTGAAATAAGTCAACAAActctaaaatatcataataaataattaaatcataTAAGAAATAATTGGAAGAGTTAAGAAAGAAAACATATAAAACAGAGTGGAAAGTACATCAGAATAATATATAATGGGCCAAATTTGCAATCAATTCCTTAAACATACAAATAAGTGTTTCTCTGACCTCCCAATATCAGTTTATGAAACCACCCACTTTTATCCCATGAAAAgtcatttaaatttaatttcgAGTAACCAATACACTTGAAAGCATTCTCCGTCTTAGAAGCTAATGTCAAGTAAATCACACATAGATTGGTCATCTCCATGCATTAGGTTTTTTTGATGTCAAATAAACTTCATGCCTATACCTTCTTATAGTCGATTGTTTTCCATTTGGTTGTATAGTCCTACAATTATGTATGTAAGTTGTCACTAATACATCTTCAAAATTGACTTCGAAAATTGTTCTTTTAACTTCTAAAGTTGTCACTAATTctcttaatttaatttttattttttcacaaaCCTCAATAGtgataaaagatccatatagctgACTGATCCCAAATAGTTAGGATTTTACGACTTCGTTGTTATTGTTGTGACATATCACTTATATTGATTGGTTTGAGATAATTCTTGTACAAATAGACTTGTTTGTACTTTTTGATTTAATTGCTTTTAAGACAAGTAATAAATATCCAAGCATTTTGTGTTACTCTAGAATATTGTAGTTTCACTTTTATTATAGCCAAGGTATGCAATGTTGATTTCCAATAATACGAAACTCACATTATGTGTAACTACTTCAGAATATGATGGTAACCTTATAAAAGTTCATTAGTAGGCTACCACCAAGGAGCCTGGTATACAACAAGTCCATCTCAAGGGTCCCCTGGTCTCTTTGATAACTACGATTTTAGTGAAAGTCATAATAAAATCGAACTTGACTTTCCTGTTGGTGTTTGTTTAATTGGAAAATAACTTTCTGAACTTAAGATACAGATACTTACAGTGGTACCATTGAAAATGACACTCTGGGTTCCTTAGACCAAGGATTGTCATGCCTACTGTGTCACCATGCACTATGTTAACTCTTTCAGACATGTTGAGGCCGGCATAGAGGCATGATGACCAGACAACATGAGATGATGCTATGATAAAGATATATCAACTGCCTGTGTGATGAAATGACAATCTTTGGACAAGACATCTGTTTCAATATCCTGTAAATAGCTTCAGAATTCTTTTGCATCAAAGTAAActcagaagtgtcactttctttatttttttcatttgcaTGGTACCAAACATTAAAAGTTATCAATTACAGTAAATGTCCATTTTAGGAGTGCCACTATCAATATTTGAAACTTGGACGCAATATAACAATGTTAGAGAATTTAATAACAACATTAGAGTATTTAATAGTCAAACCAACAGTAGGTCCGCATCTTATAATAATAGGATCTAGTGCTAAAGAAAGGCCCATGTATAAGCAATTTGATCTAGGTTTTTGCATTATTTTAGAATCGACTGAATTCACACACACAGATTGCTCTCATCTTATTAGTTTCTCTAATATCCTTAATGTCATTCAAAACAGTAAACTGCAGAAAACAGAATCTGATTGCAACTAACACTTGCTAAGCAGATAGCATGATAACTCAGGAGGCCCCTTCTAGTATATCAAAATGAAGTACTAAATACGAATTCAAAAGAGAAGGATAATGAAAAAGAACAATGGCATACTGGTGTTTAATGCAGGAACTGCCAGACCGCAACGAAGCTTCACCCAGAAACAAGGAAGATAACCACAGTAAAAGAGGCCGAAAACAGCACTACTTAGTTGTGCAAAACGTGGATTTCCTCTCTGTAGTACCAATGCCATTGCAACAATAAAAGCGGATGATGTGACTGAAACATCTATGTTACCAAAATACCTGGCCATCACAgaaaaatcatataaataattATAGAAGAGTAATAAGCTAATGCAAACTACAGCCTATGATTAACGTTTCAAAGTTTCAACAATCATTTGGAAAGAAGAGTACTAGTGAGGTGACACTCGTAAACGTTCCTTGGGAATCAGAATACTTAAAATATCAACCATGTAGCAGCAtagcatatatatttaaaatttaatgcATCAGTGTTTTATATAGAGCTGTATCAATATTCATGCTTCACAGAGGAAGACGATGAGATGAAAAGCTTTGGATGAAATTGAGACGATGATCTTAGGTATCAATATTTTAGGTATTCCATCAATCTCAACATGTAGATTTTATCAGAAGATGTCTTTACTCCTCATGGTTGAATCTTAACAACTAGATTCGGAAGATTAATATTAACTATAGCAGACACAAGAAAACAATAGCACAAGTCAAGCATGATAATGCATAGTTCATAAAATGATAAACTCAAGTATAAACAAAAAATGAAGTGTGTGAACATGTAATTCTCAGTCCAGGAGAGTGCATTTCATCTGGAAATTTTCACTAAAATCataatttcaattttttattgaaaGACCACATCTTAACAAGCTTATTTATGATAACCCCACAAAAGCAGCTAAAAGTTTatttctttcatggtcatttcgtgTTGTTCTAAGAGAAAGCATCAATTCATTGCTTCCCTTCTAACCAATAAAGGAAATCAGAGCTTTGATAGAGAAAGAAAAGACTGTGGGACATCACAGTTTTGGAACTTACAGAGTGAGAATGGGCATGAGAGCACAGATGACGGAGCAAACCCTCGACACGTATCTTGGTGGCGGTGTCATCCCGGCAGCAATCCCACGACTCCGGACCAACTCAAAGTACTCCCGGGCTGCGGCAAACACCgcggccgccaccgccaccgtgaACACCCATCCCCCAGCCACCACAACTCCTCCCGCACCCAGTCCGATGCCGAGCCCAAAGACCACCCGCTTCCGCAGCTGGCTCCCCTGCTTCCCGTGCTGCTCCGAAACCGTAGCCTCCACTCCCTGGACCGTCGGGCCAATAAATCTAAGGACACCACAATCGAATTGATGCCAATAACCGAAACTATAACTAGTAACAAGGGATCAACGAGCACCTCGAGAGCGTCCTCGTCGTAGTGGTCGGCCTCGGGCGCGGCGGAACCGCCGATGGGGAGGAAGGCGGCGGAGAGGCGGCGAGAGGGGCGGACTAGAAGGAGCCGGAAGCGGAGGACGGACGGCGGGCGGCGAGGGAGGGGGAAAGCCTTGGCGCAAAGGGAGAGGTGTAGTGGGAAGCGGGCGTAGCGGTCAACTTCGAGGAAGGCGGCGGCGGCCACGGCCATCGGGGGTTTCACAACAGGACGAGTCAGGGGCGGCAGCATTTGGGGAGGTGGGGGGCGCGGATTCCTGAGATATGGAGGTTAACTTCCCTCGCCGTCCGTCTCGCCTCCCTTCCTGTTAGGAAAGTGATGTTTCTGTTTTCTTCAGATTTGTTTGCGGAAGTTGGAAAACAATTCTGCCAGAATACATACTGAAGGGTTTGTGTGCGTATGTGTGCAGCGTGCGGGCGTCCCACATCACCTCCTAACGTATCTCTACCGATGTTGGAGTCTTAAATCGGAATCCATATGTGAACGTACGCATTATTTGATGTAATGAGCTCAAATTGTTACCAGAGGGCTGTTCGGAAGGCCCAACATCGGTGTACACGGCCCATGTAAACGGAACCGAGTGGACCGGCAGAATAAGAGAGAGGCTTCGCGACGTGCGTCGGAGCTGCAGAGAGACACAGAAAGGGGGAAGATGGTGGTGGTGGATGTGGGGGAGTTCGGGGAGGAGGGCTTCGATCCGAAGCGATGGATCAACGCGGCGCTGGAGTCGCGCCACCCGCAGGACCCCCTCGACCGCTACCTCTCCGACCTCGAGGAGAACCTCCGCACTTCCGCCGACAAGATCGCCGACGCCCTTGACCGCGAGAGCGCCGACGCCCTCCGCCGCGTCCCGCTTGCCTGCCGCGACGTCCTCCGCCTCCGCGATGACGCCCTTTCCCTCCGCTCCCTCGTCTCCTCCATCCTCCTCGCCCTCAGCAAGGTCATTTCCCTTCCTCTCCCCGCTACCCTCTCATCTTCACTCCATCACGCGTACTTCTCACGCAACTCGTAGTGCCTTTACTATTTATGGAGTTGGATAATTTCAGTCTGGATCTGGCGACATCCATACAGCAGATCTTAATTGAATATAATGACGTCGTATAAAATGTACTTCTTTCCAACAT encodes:
- the LOC135628806 gene encoding phosphatidate cytidylyltransferase 5, chloroplastic-like codes for the protein MLPPLTRPVVKPPMAVAAAAFLEVDRYARFPLHLSLCAKAFPLPRRPPSVLRFRLLLVRPSRRLSAAFLPIGGSAAPEADHYDEDALEGVEATVSEQHGKQGSQLRKRVVFGLGIGLGAGGVVVAGGWVFTVAVAAAVFAAAREYFELVRSRGIAAGMTPPPRYVSRVCSVICALMPILTLYFGNIDVSVTSSAFIVAMALVLQRGNPRFAQLSSAVFGLFYCGYLPCFWVKLRCGLAVPALNTKLGRVWPVVLGGQTHWTVGLVATLISISSIIAADTFAFIGGRAFGRTPLTNISPKKTLEGAFAGLTGCILTAALLSKILCWPTTLLSASGFGVLNFMGSLFGDLIESMIKRDAGVKDSGSLIPGHGGILDRVDSYVFTGALCYSFVKIMLPLFGV